In Lycium ferocissimum isolate CSIRO_LF1 chromosome 7, AGI_CSIRO_Lferr_CH_V1, whole genome shotgun sequence, the sequence CAACAAAGAACGCTTAGCCAAAACTTCACTTCAAACTCTTATCTCGTTAGATGCAGATGTCAGCTACTTGACAACTATCACCCTTAATAGCCACTAACCATCACTTGAATGTTCAAATTAAATcagtgggaaaaaaaaacaatcagaCAATGATAAAATCAGATAAATCAACATTGCAATTGTAGTTAGTCTTGAAGTCGGAGGAGAAGAATCgaagaaaggaaagaatgtTTCAGGGGCTCAGAAGAGGAGACGACATCGGAGAAGATGAAAGAAGATAGGACAAAAGAGCAATACACATGTTATCTATCCAATCAGATGGGCCCAAGTATAAAGTACCATTCACTTTACGTTTGGTACAATAAGTAATTGCAGGTGTTCATCCACCCAACTGTTGTTTCTATATTATAGAAACTAGATGGCCCGTGCCCGTGCAAGGCACCGGCATATTTTACTAATGAGATGCAAAAGAAGAGACATGATTAAACTAATATTAATATAGTATCCTTCTTGGTATATTAAAATCATTTGTGAAACAAAGTTATACAGGGGGTTTGCCAGAAAGGCAAAAACAGCAGAGATTCTAGGTGGTCCAAGATATGTATGAAATATAGTGCAATGGCCTTGAAAGTAAATTTTAGCAGCTGTAGTTGGTAACAAATCCAGAAGCTCTGGTTGATAATAAATGTAGGTTGTTCCAGGATGAAACTCTTTCTTGACCTgaaaagaaaagttgaagagGTTCAGTCCAGTGAAAAGATATTGCAGTAGATAGCACCTGCAGCCAATTTTTTGTCCAATTatccaaataaaaaaaggaGCAGCAATACATAAATACGAATCTTGCTAATTCATTTGTGGAAATTTGTGGAACAAAATAGTACAATTACATTTCTGAACTTGCTTCCAGGagaataaagaagaaataaacaatcaattgttcatgttcatgttcatgtccatgTCCATGTCGGTGATCCCACAAATACCAAAGTTGATGCTACAACGGGATAAAAATCGGAATTTTAACAGCTGCGTTGACATCACATGCTCATCTCAGTATCCactgaaagaaaagaaaatcaagcaTTTGAATTATAACTTAGAACATAGCATCATTTGCTACTTCATAGTAGCTTTTCCTGGCAGATTTGGTCTTTATTCTTGTTCATCTTTGGAGTTCATTAGGTAATGTCAGAAAGCTTTAGAGAGCTACTAAATATTTGGTAAAAAATCTTTATCGGCAAGGTTTGTATATGGAgcataatagtcataaattcAGTTCGTTTAGAACTATCAAAACACTTCCATTTAAATGCATGTTTTAAAACAGTGTAATTCTGAGGACACTTTTGATATATAAGATCTGTTCTTAGTAATCTATAGCTAAGTAGTAAACGAAAAGATTTCTAGACTTCGAAACCTACTTAGGGTTATGACTATGAGCCTTAAACCTATTTGAATGGACGACTTCCTTGATTTTGGTGTTGATGTTCTTTTGAGTTACCAGCTAATGTGGATGTGACAACATGACGTGATGCAATGGAATAACAGTTATCCTCGTCActtaatacacaaaaaataggTTCTGCTAATGCCAATTTCACTTTCTTCCGTTTGATAAGAAAAAATCTTAATTCCTAAAAATTCATCTTTACTGATGCACACAGAAGAATTTCACAagtaaattacaaaaatacatGCGCTTAAATGagagaaaaatgattttctttttttatatgtgCCTTGTAGCTGTCATTACAAATTTTAATTTGCCTCATTTTTCTTCGAAATGTATAGCAATGTACAACAACTAAACCAGGATATGAATGTTACCCCGCCTTCTCAATTTGGGttatgtctatttttctttcattgttcGACATCTAAATTTCAAGCATTTCATTAAGCTTCTTTGTTAAAATCTAAATTTGGTGATCTCAATGTTTAATTCGTTCAtaaatacaaacatatataagtatgatATATGAAATATAGCGCAGCCATTTAGCATCAAAACTAAGCatacaacaatagaacaaaatAATGCGTAAATACCTCTTAGAGTCGAAGTCGTGTCCCTTTTTCCCCATCTTGAGAAACTTTCACTTTCAGGAACCTGCGAAATCAAAATTTTGCGACCATTACATTCCAACTAAATGAATAAAACATATAGGGTACGGTCATGTATTGAGAAGTAAAAATCCACTAAATACGGAAtagtgaaaaaaataaacagaTAGATTTAAAGTGCAATTTAGTTGCAAAACCACCATGTATGGAGGAAGactaaataattaaagaaagaTTATGATCATGTAGCAGTAAGAAAAGACAATTTGTGACAGCAGTAGCaccaacaacaagaaatcaattGTAAAGCATGTACGCGGAATCTCAGGTATAATCtctgttaaaaaaaatcaaagttaaGATATTTCTGCGACTTTGAGAAATTAGCTGAAAGTTACAGGAAATTGACCTGGCACATGGTGGATCAACTGTAGAAATGCATATACTTGAAAGGACTATTTGTAAAATAGATGGAAATAAAAGAATGAAGCATAATAAGAGTTGATGTGTCCCAATAATTTAGCAAAAGAACAGGAAACTTATGAACTTACCCAGGAGGATATCAATGCTGGGTTCTCTATTTGAAGCCGTCGAAGCCGAACCTTACCAATTATCTAATCACTTCCTTTGTCTTGCTGGATTTTGAGAATACCTAGAATGTGAAGCTCAATTTTTTCACATCTAAAATTTAAGTAATAAGAATCCATATAATCAATTGTCAACAGGGGaagaccaaaaataaaaaaaataaaaacaaaaaaaaaacaattatctAAAGAGACCTACAtcgagaaaaagaagagaatattTACCTTTTCCGGGAAAGGCGAACAATGAAAGGAAATAATTCGAGAAAACACAGGATCAAAAAGGAAACATGGAAGAAGATCACCTTGATTCTTTTTCTGGAATAGTTTCTGATTATTTCCGTGCTGCTCAGCCTTATTCTTTGAATGAAAACTGAAGAGCCACAAGATTACCAGGAAGAACAACACGAAGAAGCTTTCACACTTGTTCCAAGTATTCAGCAGATATAttagaaaatgaagaaatactCTTAAACGGATAAATATTCACAACAAATTAATGTCTTTAAACTATTTACATGCATTGAGAAACAAAGTTTAATAAGATATCcaaaagaaagtgaaattttCGTTATGAATATtgagtatttgaaaataatacATTCTTTAGCTTCCTGAGGAAACCTACTCATAGGGTGGACAAAAGCATATGCATGCCCCTTTTAAAGGCAACCACTCCAAAAATCTACTGAATCACTTATTTTTCAGTAGTTTTCATATTTGTTAAGTGCAACCAGAAAAGTTAATATATCTACCAAAACGAatttggcaaggaaaagtaagGTTATAAATTAAACTACCAAGTAAGAAAGGATTTGCTAAAACTAAACAATGAAGAAGATGCAGGGTGAATTGAAAGCAGATAATTTAGCTGAAATCCGCCCCTGCTCATAGGGTGGACAAAAGCATATGCATGCCCCTTTTAAAGACAACCACTCCATTAAGATCTACTGTCATAAGCCTTATTTTTCAGTAGTTTTTGACAGAAAAATGTTTGAACCTGTCATAATGCAACCAGAGAAGAAACTTGCAACTATCTACCAAAACGAATTTGGTAAGAAAAAGTAAGGTTATAAATTAAATTGCCAAGTAAGAAGGGATTTACTAAAACTAAGCAATAAAGAAGATGCAAGGTGATTTGAAAGCAGATAATTTAGCTGAAACAGTAGCCTGCGAAGATGAAGCGAAATACTAAAGAAGATAAAAAACTTAGGAATGCACTTGATTCCATTTTTAATATCTGCAAGatcaaatatacaaacataAAATTAAAGTATTACTACTGTTCTGCAACCCCTGGATTTAGAGCAGGTGATAGGCCAACCCATTATGATACAGCTGTAGGACTGACGAATGATTTTTCAGCCAATTCATTCCTTCCATTGTAGCTCAGTCAAATCAATCAAGTAAGAGAGAAGACCATTAAAAAATGAACTAATTGTAGAAAAACAGAGCAAGAACCGATCTATTAGTAATCTCATTCTAATTGTATTTCAGAAGTATCTTTATGGTGCCACCTTAGATATCTAATATTTTCCAAAGCTCCCGGACTATTTCAATAAGTTAATATCTTAGAAAGTCTTTCCTAAATTGAAGATACATGTCTCATGGAAAGATTGGTTTTACATGCATGTAGCAAATTTGTCTCCTGACCAAAACAATATAACATCAAAATGGATATATGACTTGACAAAAAgacactttttttattttggatttAGTAAAGGAATAATCAGTACTACCTTGCTGTGTTTCTATCTCTTCTGTTAATGGGAAACTGATGTAATTGACTCGGAAGTGCCTAAATCCAAAAGAACTTACTGCTGTCTTGAGCACATACCTGAAACTggacaataaaaaaaatgtaatgaaAGAAGAGATGAGTAGCATCATCGCTTACAAGATCAAAATGGTATCAGTTTTATCATATAACATTTTACTGCAATAGCATATACCTTGAACAGACTCTGATTTTTTGCTGCTACACCTCTCATATCCCTAATTCAGAACTTTAGGTGAATTTACATCCCAAAACTGCATTTAGAGTTACCAAgtcaaaacaaaaataagaagATCAATGAATAACTGTTGAAGTATGCGGTTACCTTAGTGGAGCATAATTGGAGATGCAAAGTACATTAGGCGAAACCCCAGTTTCTTCTGTCAAAAAATTGTCAGAGATTGCACAAAATGAGCCCAATGTTAAGTCATGGAGATGGAAATAGAATCtgataaattaaaaagatgaagCTATGTACCATGAGAAAATAAACTTAAAGAACATACCTAATCAATTAAAAATGAGACCaaagaacatatcaaatcaggTAAAAATTTAGTTCGTCCGAAGACACAGATGTTATCATGGATATTATAGAAATTCCATAAAATAGAATGTTCTAAATAAAAGACACTGAAACATCAAGCAAATATAGTAATAGAGCAAAAATGACTGGGAAAAGGTTACTTCATTGGTGGCTTTGTTTTTTCCATCCCCCGTTATATTTTAGTGATTCAAGCCCTTCATGTGAGAGTCTTAGTTCCttcaattaaatcaataatctTTTTGATTGATTCAGGGCACCACCCCTTCTTAGAAACTCACTAAGGAGCGCCTCGGCCAGAGCAATTATTTGGCTACAACAATCTTCTATTAACNNNNNNNNNNNNNNNNNNNNNNNNNNNNNNNNNNNNNNNNNNNNNNNNNNNNNNNNNNNNNNNNNNNNNNNNNNNNNNNNNNNNNNNNNNNNNNNNNNNNGTTTCCTTACTCAAAAGGTGTTATCAGATTCCTGATCAGATTTCCTACCCTCCTGTGACTGATATTGCTAGCCCTTACTGCCCTAATCCTGAATGTGTGTTGCAAAGGCGGATggtaaagaaaggaaataaagctGTAGCTCAACTCTTGATTAAATGGAGATGGGGACTTTACTGCGGATTGTGCCAACTTGCGGAGTTTGCAAATGCTTTGAAGTTCAGGTTCTAACTTTTGATCTCGAGGTCGAGGATCTTTTCGAGCATGTACTTGATCGCATGATAATTAGATTAGTGGAATATTGGGATTAATTGTAATATCCACATCAGCTGATGAGTTGGCTAGTAGTTAAGGAGTTAGTTACCAAGTTAGTTACACTTAGCTGTCAAGAATTCTGTTAGGATACCACAGTTGATTAGGCTAAGCAGTTACCTTTCTCATTACATATAACCATGTACTTGTATTGATTGGATTCATTCATTGATTACTGAATATACAACTTACTTCTTCTTCTACATTTCTCATCTCTTCCATAATTACATCTGACTGTTTCACTCGAAAGTATTAATCTTTCCTGTCCAGTCTAAGAAATTCTCGAATTCATTTGTGATTCCCTGATTTCATCTATCATTCTTGGTCtctttcatcctttttcttcaaaattaccTTTGTTTCAGAATTTCTAATTTCTCAGTACAAACAAGAGACACTTTAGTTCTTTGGTTAAATCATTTCTGCCACTGAAGTTATGTTAACATTTAAGACACCAACTTTCAATCTTCACCCAAGTCATTCAATTCCAATCTCAAGTTGAAAGATCgcataaaaaaatagtttattgAAAGCAAGACAGGTCTGGAACTTTCAAGTTTACCATTCCCTTGGCAATATAGGATAGATTACAAAGATGTCTTCGAAAAGAACAACGTTGTCTGTTAATACTCACTACATGTTCCAGCAAGCATCTGGGAATACGATTCATTCACCAAACTTACAGCAAAGGGCGAACTAATTGTAATAGCTGCAGGTGCAAACATACAGTAGCCAAGAGGGTTCAGCCCCAATGCCAGCGATTATCTTAACTATAGTGGCCTATCTTAACGATTATAGAAATGACACCATCAGTGAATTCTGGCAAAAAATACCTTTCACTGGAATAAAGCAAAAGACAGAATCTGTCATGTCTACGGATcaaatctttattttctttcttctgctTAAAAGGAAACTTATATACTTATAATTAGCGTCTTTACAAGAACTTCTGGACTATCCAACATATTTATTCCTTTGATAGTCTGGGGTGTATAAACCCATTACAAAAGGGGGAGGGGTATCGTAATATACAACTTCCAGAAACTACAGACCCATGCGCTCTAGTGCATCTGCTACCTTTTTGCCCTCCCTCTAGCTATGCATCGTCTTAAAACATCTAGCGAGAAACTGAAGACAACAATAATCCATCACTGTGTTAATCCAGGATAACCATCCCATCAGATTATAACTGGTGCATCACTTAACAAAGAACACGGTACTGAAGCAGGATCAAGCTCCCAGCAGCCTCTCAAAACCCCTCCTTTTTCCCCACTCAACTGAAATGCAGGGATCTGATGAGAGAATCTCCAAAAACCATCTTTTTGTATTTCTAAAATAACAGAATTCGATCTTTGCTTTCTTGGAGACCTAAAGACTGACTTAAAACCATTCACACGAACCATGGATGACACTTTTATCCAGTCTTTTGAATACTCAAGGACCTCGACTATCTCATACTCAAACTTGTCTGGATCCAAACCTGATTTTTTCAACCTCTTGTACACTGCCCAAATCTCTCCTTCTCTTGGATAGATCTCAAACCTGTTCCTATTAATAGATACTGCTTTCACCACATGGGAGAATGAACTAGGAGCATAGACTTGATGTTGTTTTTCATTATGGACTTTGAACGCTCCACAAACTGACTGGGCAGCACTATTAGGGCCTGCACATGCTTCAAGAAGGACTACATGCAATTTGAATGGGTCAGGAACTATCTTCTTAACCAGAGCATAAGTCCTTGGCAATGTACCAGTTTGACCATAAAGAGCCCATACCTGATTTACTTGAAACTTTTCCATAGATCTGTCCATCTTAAAATCACTAAATATTTCTTCAGAACCTTTATCAGCTGAAAAAGATGATGGTTTTTTGGAGCTTCCAAAGAAGCTGCTGAGACCAAAGTTCTTTGTGCGTGAATGTAACTCTCTATCAGCTTGACATGACAAACGAATTGGTACACCGGGACTTGGGTGACGACTTCTTTTAACACAATTATAATCAGTGGAAGGACCGTCATTGGCAGAACAAGAGCTCAAATGAGTTCGCTTTTTCTCAGAGATGTTCATTTCTTTAGGAGATATTCGAACCTTAGCAGAATCTCCTTCAGTAGCATGGATGCCATTCAAGTCCACTGACTTCAGAGGTGTCGTTGCACTCCTAGACTTATCTCTAGTTCCAAGAGGAATTGCAGGCAGATCATTTTCTACAGGTTTAAAATTTGCAGTCCTGCTGTCTTCCTTAACTTTCCCAGGGTACCAAATATCATCTGGATTGAGGGGAAGAGAAAGAGGATCAAGTTCAAACGATCCCGCAGGTACACCCTCTCCTTCAGTTCCAGTCATTTTGAAAAAGGGAATTCGATGAGAGAACTTGTAAAGTTCGTTTGGCTTTACAAAAAATGCACCAACTTCAGTCGGCCTTGTTCGCTGAAAAAGTCCAAGAAATCTGGTCACTTTAGCTAAATACCCAACTTGGACACCAACATCCACAACATAATCAGAAAGAATCTCCACAATTTCGTACTTGTACTTCCTATGATTATCTGGATCAGAGCTCCAACTAATATCCCAATTTTTGAAAAGGGCCCATGTTTCCCCTTTCATCGGATATACAATGTACAGATCTCTTTTGCCCATTTCGCACTGCACTTGATGAGAAAATATGAGTCGATCAGAAGTGAATTGAGTACCCCCAGATCTAAATTTCCCACAGCCAACAGGTAACTCTGCCCTGACCCAAGCTCTACCCCTTTTATCTTCCGGATGAGCCTCAAGCCAACTGAACATTACCTTAAATTCAGGACTGTGTACCTTCCTAATGTGAGCATAGCATCTTGGCATTTCATCAGCCATATCATAGCAAGCCCAGATCTGATCCATTGCAAAGCAATTTTGTGCTTTAAGCTTGTCGAAATCACTAAATTCAGGATCCGGATAATCATACACCTCTGCAAGGTTACTATTAGGAAGTGTATCCAGTTCTGAATCAGAATCAACAGTAAGTTCAAATTTCTTCGTGTCAACTGACGGCAAAGTAGAATAAGGCTCCTTCTCCAAACTTGATGCATAAACATGTGCAAAACCATCATTATATTGTAATAGAGTATTGACGTCTTCTTGGTCTCTCAGCTCTATCAATTGGGACCTATCAAACTTCACAGTAAAGTGCAAGATCTTATCTGAAGGATCAATGCATAATCGGTCAAAAACTGCATTCACAAAATCATTATACTTTATGCCCGTTTCCGCAATAACCTGACGGGTAATACCTTCAACATACAGAGTGGATCCATCTGGAAGCACCTTATTCTTCCAGCCCCAATGACAGAAACAAAACAGTGTTTTATCTTCAGTTCCTATCATGAAGTAGTTGACATGACCACCAAGGTTCAAACAGTAACAATCTTCaaaatctttcttctttttctctgtgAAGGGTAACAATCTCAAAAACTGAACCTGATCGCaggaaataaaattaaattaaaaagagtTTCTTATCAATGTATGAATGTAGAAAAGTAAATTCCACAAGAAAGGAAACAAAAGCATGAGGATTAACCAAGCATCTCAATAGAatcattttttcccttttaagtACAAACATCTCAAGCTTCAAGATCTGGAAGGAACAAATTTTAAATGCAGGATAGGTATCAAAACCAGCCAGTTGATAGAAATTTTGGCTGTAGGAAGAAaaaagcattatatgtgagtcAGCAAAAAAAAGTAACTCATCTATGCAGGTTATCTCAAGCAGAATAGTCTCCTATCCCCGTCAtatcatcataaaacataaaattaaacATATGATGACCGTATAAGACCGTAAGAtttcatcaatgaaatagggtgTCCAAAGGGAATCcccaacaaaacaaaaagtatCAGGCTTTACACAAGAATCAGGGAATTCAAAATGGGTTCAAAGAAAACTTTATGCAAaactttacaaaagaatattAGATATTTTTTCAATGAAACGTGATATTAGCAAAGAAGGAAAATTTCATAATACAAAAAGGTCTACACATAATCCCCAAGAGAGCAAAAGTTTCAATCTTCAACCAAGCAGAAATTTCCAAAATGGGCTCAAAGAACACACGACAAATTAATGGGGAAGTCATAGTCTGTttagccaagcttttgggaagccaaaagtgcttatttcATTTATAAAACTATTATACTGaggtgtttggctaagctttcaagaataaaataaatacttttgagAAGTAACAGAAAGTGTTTTTCAGAAGgtgaaaaaagtaatttttctcTAGAAGTACTTTTGGAACCACTTAAATTGTTGTTCTGACTTTAGATATTGACAAAAGTACTTTCCAAATTgcttagccaaacacaaactgttacttttcaaaaatattttttcgagAAGTACTTCTAACAAAAGGATATAACCCTTCTGGAATTCCATCAAAAGCAAAAGGATCAAAACAGAAATCCCGGCGAAACAAAAATCTTCAAACTGGAAGCTAGCAAGGATaagaatatttctgaaaaaaagttcaatcaacttCTTCCCACAACATTTGCATGAGAAAAGAAGCTGGTTTTGGGAGTAGCAAGCTTCACCCATTCATTTTGTAATTATGTACTCCAATACACTAGTAAA encodes:
- the LOC132062567 gene encoding uncharacterized protein LOC132062567 — protein: MIGTEDKTLFCFCHWGWKNKVLPDGSTLYVEGITRQVIAETGIKYNDFVNAVFDRLCIDPSDKILHFTVKFDRSQLIELRDQEDVNTLLQYNDGFAHVYASSLEKEPYSTLPSVDTKKFELTVDSDSELDTLPNSNLAEVYDYPDPEFSDFDKLKAQNCFAMDQIWACYDMADEMPRCYAHIRKVHSPEFKVMFSWLEAHPEDKRGRAWVRAELPVGCGKFRSGGTQFTSDRLIFSHQVQCEMGKRDLYIVYPMKGETWALFKNWDISWSSDPDNHRKYKYEIVEILSDYVVDVGVQVGYLAKVTRFLGLFQRTRPTEVGAFFVKPNELYKFSHRIPFFKMTGTEGEGVPAGSFELDPLSLPLNPDDIWYPGKVKEDSRTANFKPVENDLPAIPLGTRDKSRSATTPLKSVDLNGIHATEGDSAKVRISPKEMNISEKKRTHLSSCSANDGPSTDYNCVKRSRHPSPGVPIRLSCQADRELHSRTKNFGLSSFFGSSKKPSSFSADKGSEEIFSDFKMDRSMEKFQVNQVWALYGQTGTLPRTYALVKKIVPDPFKLHVVLLEACAGPNSAAQSVCGAFKVHNEKQHQVYAPSSFSHVVKAVSINRNRFEIYPREGEIWAVYKRLKKSGLDPDKFEYEIVEVLEYSKDWIKVSSMVRVNGFKSVFRSPRKQRSNSVILEIQKDGFWRFSHQIPAFQLSGEKGGVLRGCWELDPASVPCSLLSDAPVII